From one Thermodesulfovibrionales bacterium genomic stretch:
- a CDS encoding tyrosine-type recombinase/integrase: VRRQHISDTAIQKAVKLAVQKAGITKHATVHTLRHSFATHLLMNGVNIREVQSLLGHKHVETTMIYTHVMRDMTNAPKSPLDALYGNS; the protein is encoded by the coding sequence TTGTCCGGCGACAGCATATCAGTGACACGGCGATTCAAAAGGCTGTCAAGCTTGCTGTTCAAAAAGCGGGCATCACGAAACATGCGACGGTCCATACGCTCAGGCACAGTTTTGCCACACACCTGCTGATGAACGGCGTCAATATCAGGGAGGTGCAGAGCCTCCTCGGCCACAAACATGTCGAGACGACGATGATCTATACTCATGTCATGCGCGATATGACGAACGCGCCCAAAAGTCCGCTCGATGCTTTGTACGGAAACAGCTAA